The Bacteroidia bacterium sequence TTTGCTTTTACCATAAAAGTGATTAAAAACCCAAAAGTCAACGCAGCTCATTTGCGGCCTAATTACTTATTTGTAGAAGACGTTATCGTAGACTCAAACAACCCTAAAAAGTTTACTGTCAAAACCAATCAAAAATACATGCTTGCAGAATTTATGCTCAATATATTAAACATAATTCCTGAATATAACTATGACCCTTCTGGGTTGATGAAAAACATAAGTATCCCGCAGCTAAATAAAGAATTAGATTATGCTACTACTGAAAAAGCGGCAAAATTCGCTGAAAACTTTAACTCCGATGTCTTTAAAAAAACACCTAATAATATATCAGGTTCAGGACCTTATACAGTTAGGTCTTGGACTTATGGGGAAAGAATAGTATTAGAAAGAAAAGAAAACTGGTGGGGAAACGCCTTCGAAAACGAAAATGTGTACTTTCAAGCCTATCCTAAAAGGATTATTCACAGAGTTGTAAAAAATGTTACTACTGCTGTTCAACTATTCAAACTAAATCAAATTGATGTGCTTCACGATATACCTGTGAAAGAGTATCTTGCACTCAAATCTAGTATGGATCCCAATACAGTTGAGTTTGCTACGCCCAATAAACTCAGCTACAATTATGTTGGACTTAACTTAAAACCTGGCGAAGAAAGAAAACCTTTCTTTGTAGATAAAAAAGTACGCAAAGCAATGGCACACCTCTTTGACGTAAATAAAATGATTGATAAGATAATGCAAGGTTTTGCAGTTAGAATATCTAACGCTGCTTTGGTAGATAAGCCTGAAGAATATGACAAAAGTATCCCTTTTGTAGAATTTTCCCCTGAAAAAGCTGCTAAGCTGCTAGATGAAGCAGGATGGAAAGACACAAACAAAGATGGTGTCCGAGATAAAAATATCAACGGAGAACGCATTGACTTTGAATTTGACCTTGCTATCTCTGCAGGAAATGCGGACTACCGTAAAGTAGGATATATGTTTTCCGAAGTAGCCCGCAGTGTAGGGGTAGTAGTACATGTTTTAGAACAAGATCAAACTGTCAATATAAAAGCCCGCAAAGAACATAACTTTGACATGTTTATAGGAGGTTGGGTAGAAGAACCTGCACCTACTAATTTGTATCAAATATTTCACAGTTCAAATTGGGCAAATGGAGGATATAACTTTGTCGGTTTTGATAACAAAAAAG is a genomic window containing:
- a CDS encoding ABC transporter substrate-binding protein; the protein is MVKFWSLILTAFLFQIVFGQSKYRDSVVVREVTDADALNPILATSAVTSSIIRNIFQSLCSPDPHTLNPVPVLAKSTPKISEDGLSFEYEIRQEAVWDNGSPVTGHDFAFTIKVIKNPKVNAAHLRPNYLFVEDVIVDSNNPKKFTVKTNQKYMLAEFMLNILNIIPEYNYDPSGLMKNISIPQLNKELDYATTEKAAKFAENFNSDVFKKTPNNISGSGPYTVRSWTYGERIVLERKENWWGNAFENENVYFQAYPKRIIHRVVKNVTTAVQLFKLNQIDVLHDIPVKEYLALKSSMDPNTVEFATPNKLSYNYVGLNLKPGEERKPFFVDKKVRKAMAHLFDVNKMIDKIMQGFAVRISNAALVDKPEEYDKSIPFVEFSPEKAAKLLDEAGWKDTNKDGVRDKNINGERIDFEFDLAISAGNADYRKVGYMFSEVARSVGVVVHVLEQDQTVNIKARKEHNFDMFIGGWVEEPAPTNLYQIFHSSNWANGGYNFVGFDNKKADELLEKINKELDKGKRTALNYEFQKILAEELPYILLWQPKACIAIQKRFNNIKTSVVFVSNPGFNPANFQPK